The following coding sequences are from one Formosa haliotis window:
- a CDS encoding glycosyltransferase family 4 protein has product MIIVHLSSSLAGGGAEQMVLQLAKQSNKSIRTIVFSLSHVDTLKHKFNENNIEVHFLNINSFKNKSLFKGLENLHQVIGNLKNVIFHCHQFHSVFLGVLYKIKYLNKIPIIFTIHTNEVASINRRSFLFLTKKIREVDIIFSDNSKKWYLKNNKIIPNGVDFKNLANKQPRTYETKETFNFLFLGRLNTPKNPLFLISSAEHLLKNDITNFLINIVGDGNMKTELLKRIDEKRLNKYFVFHGFQNKIQKYLSSAHCLILPSLWEGMPLVLIEAAANKLPIVTTPVGSIPDFLNDSNATVISLTKFNDALVYTVKNFEESMLKAEKLYLTSKNNFSIENVYDKHFELYKNVFKSKSDQ; this is encoded by the coding sequence ATGATAATAGTACATTTATCTAGCAGCCTAGCAGGAGGAGGAGCTGAGCAAATGGTATTACAATTAGCTAAACAGAGCAATAAAAGTATAAGAACAATAGTTTTCTCTTTATCGCATGTTGATACTCTTAAGCATAAATTTAACGAAAATAATATTGAAGTTCACTTCTTGAATATAAATTCATTTAAGAACAAAAGCTTATTTAAAGGACTTGAAAATTTACACCAAGTTATAGGCAATTTAAAAAATGTTATTTTTCATTGTCATCAATTTCATAGTGTATTCTTAGGTGTGCTATATAAAATAAAATATTTGAATAAAATTCCTATAATATTTACGATACACACAAATGAAGTCGCGTCCATAAATAGAAGATCATTTCTGTTTTTAACAAAAAAAATAAGGGAAGTAGATATTATTTTTAGTGATAATTCCAAAAAGTGGTATCTAAAAAACAATAAAATCATCCCAAATGGGGTTGATTTCAAAAATTTAGCAAACAAACAACCCAGAACATATGAAACTAAAGAAACCTTTAATTTCCTTTTTCTAGGTAGACTAAATACGCCTAAAAACCCTTTATTTCTTATTTCCTCTGCAGAACATTTATTAAAAAATGATATAACTAATTTTTTAATAAATATAGTAGGTGATGGCAATATGAAAACTGAATTATTAAAAAGAATTGATGAAAAAAGATTAAATAAATATTTTGTATTTCATGGATTTCAAAATAAAATACAAAAGTACCTCTCATCTGCCCATTGTTTAATACTTCCTTCGCTATGGGAAGGCATGCCATTAGTTTTAATTGAAGCTGCAGCAAACAAACTCCCAATAGTTACTACTCCTGTGGGCAGCATACCAGATTTTTTGAATGATTCTAATGCTACAGTCATATCTCTAACAAAATTTAATGATGCATTAGTATATACTGTTAAGAATTTTGAAGAATCAATGCTAAAAGCGGAAAAACTCTACCTAACATCTAAAAACAATTTTAGTATAGAAAATGTTTACGATAAGCATTTTGAATTATATAAAAATGTTTTTAAATCTAAAAGCGATCAATAA
- a CDS encoding O-antigen ligase family protein — protein MKFFRYIILLFLICNIPSIILVCFGDSLGSFFSYLSFFLLLTFYLINPKNKPIWVFIIFAISYFTISGVINVDDEKYYYIDFFKYILLIVCSTEVARQTSNKELIIFFILGAISIVINAIFFPMDYGRYSGFYLDPNSAGFVCLIGCALSFSLKVEKWKLICFFIFTVSGALTFSRTFFLLWLIIVLFSILQNRKNIKILILGLGSILLFLSFASILKLNTERLSLLENIFNNNVINSSQINEDSRTQTWSLYYDQIFNSITFGNGYKSFSIGEKNGVGVHNNYLRILGEGGLIPFFLFICIYLFMLYKSLKSIKNEVYLFLTTLVIIAVHLTNHNFDTINHVTFISLWLFISLNTRNEIVTTKNESR, from the coding sequence ATGAAGTTTTTCAGATATATTATACTACTATTTTTAATATGTAATATACCTAGTATTATTCTTGTTTGCTTTGGAGACTCTCTAGGTAGTTTTTTTAGTTATTTAAGTTTCTTCCTTTTATTGACCTTTTATTTAATCAACCCTAAGAACAAGCCCATATGGGTTTTTATAATATTTGCTATTTCTTATTTTACTATCTCGGGAGTAATTAACGTTGATGACGAAAAATATTATTATATTGATTTTTTTAAATATATCCTACTTATTGTTTGCAGTACAGAAGTAGCAAGACAAACTAGCAATAAAGAACTTATTATATTCTTTATATTAGGAGCTATTAGTATTGTTATAAATGCTATTTTTTTTCCAATGGATTATGGTAGATATAGTGGTTTTTATTTGGATCCTAATTCAGCAGGTTTTGTTTGTTTAATAGGTTGCGCACTCTCTTTTTCTTTAAAAGTAGAAAAATGGAAATTAATATGTTTTTTTATTTTTACGGTTAGTGGAGCTTTAACATTCTCTAGAACATTTTTCTTACTATGGTTAATAATAGTATTATTTTCAATTCTTCAAAACAGAAAAAACATTAAAATATTAATATTAGGTCTCGGATCAATATTATTATTTTTAAGCTTTGCTTCTATATTAAAATTAAATACCGAACGACTTTCTCTCTTAGAAAATATATTTAACAACAATGTTATAAATTCTTCTCAAATAAACGAAGACTCTAGGACTCAAACATGGTCATTATATTATGATCAAATTTTTAATTCAATAACTTTTGGTAATGGATATAAATCTTTTTCGATTGGCGAAAAAAATGGAGTTGGGGTACATAATAATTATTTGAGAATATTAGGTGAAGGTGGTTTAATCCCCTTCTTCTTGTTTATCTGTATTTATTTATTCATGCTTTATAAAAGTTTAAAAAGTATAAAAAATGAAGTATACCTATTCTTAACCACACTTGTTATTATTGCAGTACATCTGACTAATCATAATTTTGATACAATAAATCATGTTACTTTTATTTCTTTATGGCTTTTTATTTCTTTAAATACTAGAAATGAAATCGTAACCACAAAAAATGAATCTCGCTAA
- the murJ gene encoding murein biosynthesis integral membrane protein MurJ, whose translation MTFKFKYSRFIRSILKNATLINILIVALTTLLVKGIGFFKEIVIANNFGISELLDTFYIAILIPGLISNIFLSGFKSVFIPNYVLEKEKSTDIGAFQSSCFIITVGISLFFCIIALLTTDVYLELFFKGHTVAYYELIKIQLYYIIPSIIFWGLSSLLSGLLTIDNEFTFSSIGSIFIPITIIISLLFFKEELGPTVLALSTLLGSILNFIFLSIVSFRRNIIHLKKPDLTSSNITMLFKQLPAKLTSNLFSGLNQVVDQYFAAQLIIGSIAALNYGVKIPMFAIGIATIALGNVLLPYFSKNATNDPNGNYIKLNKILKIIVVSSSLISILLIIISTPIISLIFERNAFTNADTLIVSKIQQMYLLQIPAYISGIIMVRFLTSINKNNFMAIAAIFSLILNIILNYYLVNILGVFGLALSTSIVSATNSIILYIYIKHLNKLKII comes from the coding sequence TTGACATTCAAATTTAAATACTCTAGATTTATTAGATCCATTTTAAAAAATGCAACCTTAATAAATATTCTAATAGTTGCTCTTACAACTTTATTAGTAAAGGGAATTGGATTTTTTAAAGAAATAGTTATCGCTAATAATTTTGGAATATCCGAATTATTAGACACTTTTTATATTGCTATTTTAATTCCTGGATTAATCAGTAATATTTTTTTAAGTGGTTTTAAGAGTGTATTTATTCCTAATTATGTTTTAGAAAAAGAAAAATCAACAGATATAGGCGCCTTTCAAAGTTCTTGCTTTATTATAACAGTTGGTATTTCTTTATTTTTTTGCATTATAGCATTATTAACTACTGACGTCTATTTAGAACTTTTCTTTAAAGGACATACAGTAGCTTACTATGAATTAATTAAAATTCAATTATACTATATTATTCCTAGTATTATTTTTTGGGGACTTTCATCTTTATTAAGTGGATTGTTAACCATAGATAATGAATTTACCTTTTCTTCTATAGGTTCAATCTTTATACCAATTACAATAATAATAAGTTTATTATTCTTTAAAGAGGAATTAGGGCCGACAGTATTGGCTCTATCTACATTGTTAGGTAGTATTTTAAATTTTATTTTCCTGTCGATTGTTTCTTTTAGAAGAAACATAATTCATTTAAAAAAACCCGATTTAACTTCAAGTAATATCACAATGCTATTTAAACAACTACCTGCTAAATTAACTTCCAATTTATTTTCAGGACTAAACCAAGTTGTAGATCAATATTTTGCAGCTCAACTAATAATAGGATCAATTGCTGCGTTAAATTATGGTGTTAAAATACCAATGTTTGCTATCGGAATAGCTACAATAGCTCTAGGTAACGTACTATTACCTTATTTTTCAAAAAATGCGACAAATGACCCAAATGGAAATTATATTAAACTAAATAAAATTTTAAAGATTATAGTGGTTAGTAGTTCTTTAATTTCTATATTGCTTATAATAATATCTACTCCTATTATCTCCCTAATTTTTGAAAGAAATGCCTTTACCAATGCAGACACATTAATTGTATCTAAAATTCAGCAAATGTATTTATTACAAATACCTGCTTATATTTCAGGAATAATTATGGTTAGGTTTTTAACATCAATTAATAAAAATAATTTTATGGCTATTGCAGCCATTTTTAGCTTGATTTTAAATATAATTCTAAACTATTATTTGGTTAACATACTTGGTGTTTTCGGATTGGCTCTCTCTACATCAATTGTTTCTGCAACCAATAGTATTATTTTATACATTTATATTAAACATTTGAATAAATTAAAAATTATATAA